The genomic interval CACCGAGGTTCACCATGCTCGAGATCAACGCGGACCGGCTCGGGTCCTCCCCCGGACGCGCGACCTGCCGCAGCTCGGACAGGTGCGCGGTGGCGGTCGCGGTCAGGACGCCGACCCCGACGCCGCAGATGAAGCGCGCCACGAGCAGACCGGGAACGGACGACCAGCTCAGGAAGATCGCCGCGGCCAGCGCCTCCGCGAGGACGGCGAGCAGCGCGACCCGGCGGCGCCCGAGCCAGTCGCTGACATGTCCGGCCAGGTAGAGCGACGCCATCACCCCGACGGCGTAGCTCGCGAAGATCACCGTGATCACGTACGTCGGGAACCCGTCCCGCTGCTGGTAGATCGCGTAGAGCGGAGTCGGGATCGTCGAGAAGGCCATCGTGGTGAGGAAGGCAGCCGCGATCACCCAGAACCCGGGAGCGTGCGCGAACCGGATCCGTGCGCCGGTCCGCGAAGACGTCATGGTGGACATGTTTCCAGCGTGCCGCGCGGGATCTATCGAGTCCAACGAAAGTTCTTGCATGCTCTTATCGTCAGATCCGATAATTCGGCTTGTGGACAGCCGGCAGCTCGAGTACTTCGTCGCCGTCGCCGAGGAGCTGAGCTTCACCCGGGCGGCGCAGCGACTGTTCACGGTGCAGTCCACCGTCTCGGCCGCCGTCCGGGCCCTCGAGACCGATCTGAAGACGACTCTCTTCGACCGCTCGACGCGGCGGGTCGTGCTGTCGGCCGCCGGCCAGGCGCTGCTGCCCGAGGCCAAGGCGGCACTGGAGGCCCTCGACCGGGCGCGGGCCGCCGTCGAGGAAGCGTCGGCTGGACTCCGCGGCAACATCCGGATCGGGACGCTCGCGCGCCTGAGCATGGTCAACATGGCCGAGCTCCTCGGCGCGTTCCATCGCAAGTACCCGTTGGTCGAGGTCCAGGTCGCCACCTCGCCGACCGGATCCACCGGCCTCGCGGACGACGTACGGCGCGGGCGGCTCGACATCGCACTGCTCGGACTTCCGAAGCCCGAACTCAGCGGGCTCGACGTGCGGGACATCGCGACCGTCCCGTTCGTCGCGTTGCTTCCGTCCGAGCATCGCCTGGCGCGACGGTCCGCCGTACGGCTGGCGGATCTGGCCGGCGAGGCGTTCGTCGACATGCCGGCCGGATTCGGCAATCGGAAGATGGTCGACCGCGCCTTCGACGCGAACGGGACGCCGCGGCGGATCCAGGTCG from Kribbella sp. NBC_00709 carries:
- a CDS encoding LysR family transcriptional regulator, with protein sequence MDSRQLEYFVAVAEELSFTRAAQRLFTVQSTVSAAVRALETDLKTTLFDRSTRRVVLSAAGQALLPEAKAALEALDRARAAVEEASAGLRGNIRIGTLARLSMVNMAELLGAFHRKYPLVEVQVATSPTGSTGLADDVRRGRLDIALLGLPKPELSGLDVRDIATVPFVALLPSEHRLARRSAVRLADLAGEAFVDMPAGFGNRKMVDRAFDANGTPRRIQVEVPELTTVPDYVRVGLGVAVVPDLELAEEPGVAKVPIKGTELTWTLSVATPAGRRPSRAVTALLDLIGESTRPYF